A genomic segment from Necator americanus strain Aroian chromosome III, whole genome shotgun sequence encodes:
- a CDS encoding hypothetical protein (NECATOR_CHRIII.G11867.T1), producing MVFFACDQCGESLKKNQVEKHSYRCRSQSYSCIDCQVCFTPQNYQLHIKCISENQKYGSKNYVEKEAKGEMKQNAWCEQVERAVECVKDPKLKSLLQNIQGYNNIPRKEAKFINFLTNSCRIRDSALCKMAWKAIANEAEKLKKEKEEREAKEMEEKQAPTSESGKQDENGNMQPNGNDDSSPAVNFKWKATIKRKLREAGGEMKIKKLRKTVLSAYREAAGDDDGAEELFEAKLAKSGVSVNGKLASIAS from the exons ATGGTATTTTTTGCCTGTGATCAATGCGGCGAGTCATTAAAAAAGAACCAG GTGGAGAAGCATTCGTACAGGTGCCGCTCTCAGAGTTATAGTTGCATTGACTGTCAAGTTTGTTTCAC TCCACAAAACTACCAACTACACATCAAATGTATAAGCGAAAACCAAAAGTATGGATCAAAGAACTACGTTGAGAAGGAAGCAAAG ggagaaatgaaacAGAATGCCTGGTGTGAACAAGTGGAACGAGCTGTCGAATGTGTGAAAGACCCGAAACTGAAGTCGTTGCTGCAGAATATCCAAGGATACAATAACATCCCTCGCAAA GAGGCTAAGTTCATCAATTTCTTGACCAACTCATGTCGAATACGAGACAGCGCGTTGTGTAAAATGGCATGGAAAGCAATTGCTAACGAAGCTGAAAAgttgaagaaggaaaaagaggaaagggaAGCTAAAGAGATG gagGAGAAACAAGCTCCTACATCGGAATCTGGAAAGCAAGACGAAAACGGTAACATGCAGCCGAATGGAAATGAC GATTCTTCTCCCGCTGTCAATTTCAAGTGGAAGGCGACAATAAAGCGGAAATTGCGTGAAGCTGGTGGGGAAATGAAG attAAAAAGTTGCGTAAAACAGTGTTGAGTGCATACAGAGAAGCAGCTGGGGACGATGACGGAGCTGAAGAGTTGTTTGAGGCAAAGTTGGCTAAGAGTGGAGTATCAGTCAACGGGAAATTGGCCTCGATAGCGTCGTGA
- a CDS encoding hypothetical protein (NECATOR_CHRIII.G11869.T1) — protein sequence MYSRGLQGIVPFVIVPRPARVGGSRERHRVTRIVWADSVQQFSALTRKKRFENNEMVDGAEAAFVEHDDMRRRMGGAFRGRRCIAAKRGGYGRDATESTCAGEETAACVSYG from the exons ATGTACAGCCGTGGCTTGCAAGGAATCGTTCCGTTCGTCATCGTTCCACGTCCTGCAAGAGTTGGCGGCTCGCGTGAACGGCACCGAGTGACCCGAATAGTTTGGGCCGACAGTGTCcagcagttcagc GCGCTAACGAGGAAGAAACGTTTCGAGAACAATGAGATGGTAGATGGCGCAGAGGCGGCGTTTGTCGAACACGACGATATGAGACGCAGAATGGGCGGGGCTTTCCGGGGACGACGATGCATCGCAGCGAAGCGCGGAGGCTACGGCCGCGATGCGACAGAGAGCACATGCGCTGGCGAGGAGACGGCAGCATGTGTCTCGTACGGATAG